The Saprospiraceae bacterium genome includes a window with the following:
- the fabF gene encoding beta-ketoacyl-ACP synthase II encodes MRRVVITGMGALTPIGNTYGEYVEGLKNGISGAVPITRFDTSLFKVKFACELKNFDVEQFINRKEARRLDRFAQYALVTADEAVIMSGLQMDKIDLDRSGVVWGSGIGGFETIEHDVEEATTWTGEPRYSPFLIPKLISDIAPGHISIKYGFRGINFATVSACASSTHSIAVSFDYIRMGRADIMITGGSEAAVTKTSIGGFASMKAMSERNDDPKTASRPFDKDRDGFVLGEGAGALILEELEHAKKRGATIYGEVVGVGMTADAYHMTAPHPEGLGARNVMALAIKDAGMIPEDIDYVNVHGTSTPLGDVAETKAIQAVFGDHAYKLNISSTKSMTGHLLGAAGAVEAIAGIAALANDFIPPTINHFTDDPDFDPRLNFTFNNAQERKINAFLSNTFGFGGHNASVIIKKYID; translated from the coding sequence ATGCGAAGAGTAGTGATAACCGGAATGGGTGCTTTGACCCCTATTGGCAATACTTATGGTGAGTACGTCGAAGGTTTAAAAAACGGAATAAGCGGAGCAGTCCCTATTACCCGGTTTGATACGTCACTATTCAAAGTAAAATTTGCCTGTGAACTCAAAAACTTTGATGTTGAACAATTTATAAATCGGAAAGAAGCCAGACGATTGGATCGTTTTGCTCAATACGCTTTAGTTACTGCTGATGAAGCGGTAATAATGTCCGGTCTGCAAATGGATAAAATTGATCTGGACAGATCAGGTGTAGTATGGGGAAGTGGTATCGGAGGCTTTGAAACCATCGAACACGATGTGGAAGAAGCCACTACCTGGACTGGAGAACCAAGATACAGTCCTTTCCTTATCCCTAAATTAATATCAGACATAGCTCCCGGTCATATTTCTATCAAATACGGATTCAGAGGTATCAACTTTGCAACCGTGTCCGCTTGTGCTTCCTCTACACATTCCATAGCTGTGTCATTTGATTACATCAGAATGGGACGTGCAGATATTATGATTACAGGAGGGTCAGAAGCGGCAGTTACAAAAACAAGTATCGGTGGATTTGCTTCCATGAAAGCAATGTCAGAACGAAATGACGACCCTAAAACAGCAAGCAGGCCCTTTGATAAAGACAGAGATGGATTTGTGCTCGGAGAAGGTGCCGGGGCATTGATATTGGAAGAACTGGAACACGCTAAAAAAAGAGGAGCTACGATATACGGAGAAGTTGTAGGTGTAGGTATGACTGCTGACGCTTATCATATGACGGCCCCGCATCCGGAAGGATTGGGTGCCAGAAATGTAATGGCTCTGGCTATAAAAGATGCCGGAATGATTCCAGAAGATATTGATTATGTAAATGTTCACGGAACATCAACACCACTGGGAGACGTAGCAGAAACAAAAGCCATTCAGGCTGTTTTTGGAGATCATGCCTATAAGCTGAACATCAGCAGTACTAAATCCATGACAGGTCATCTTCTGGGTGCCGCCGGAGCGGTTGAGGCTATTGCTGGTATAGCAGCATTAGCCAACGATTTTATTCCTCCGACAATTAATCATTTTACAGATGATCCGGATTTTGATCCAAGACTTAACTTTACATTCAATAATGCACAGGAACGTAAAATTAATGCTTTCCTTAGCAATACTTTTGGTTTTGGCGGACACAACGCTTCAGTTATTATAAAAAAATATATTGATTGA
- a CDS encoding DUF3667 domain-containing protein, with the protein MTEKTEMVIDKCLNCSTQYAKGQKFCNQCGQKTEGISLRASSILINFWESLVNLENSFFKTIKYIFLPWKLTEFYVQGQRKSFLNPVRFFIFTLIIHFGLFSLSNDFNISQKWSYSQYVTLEKSKMLDEHHKFLSAYESNNDICVYADQLNTILFKDVKLPDENKLALLETNAKINLFGIENYPITIKDAVELSSDSLFTKYKITSFWDKLVVKQFIRLNLDSAGAMKYLIKNIAWGMIPLVISLALIFKLLYIRRKIYLSEHIVLLMNIHSASFVIVSIFLLINYFMQWRFEWEPLVSIAIMALFFVSTWKYYKQSIIKTLFKNIIALFAYSILIVIFLLCTAMLSLMIY; encoded by the coding sequence ATGACAGAAAAGACAGAGATGGTAATAGACAAATGCCTTAATTGTAGTACTCAATACGCAAAGGGTCAGAAATTCTGTAATCAATGTGGTCAAAAAACAGAAGGGATTTCTTTAAGGGCAAGTTCTATCCTGATAAATTTCTGGGAATCTTTAGTGAACCTTGAAAATTCATTCTTTAAAACCATTAAATATATATTTTTGCCCTGGAAACTTACAGAGTTTTATGTACAGGGTCAAAGGAAGTCATTTCTGAATCCTGTCAGATTTTTTATTTTCACCTTGATTATACATTTCGGATTGTTTTCTTTAAGTAATGATTTTAATATTTCACAGAAGTGGTCATATTCTCAATATGTGACGTTAGAAAAATCAAAAATGCTCGATGAACATCATAAGTTTTTATCCGCTTATGAATCTAATAATGACATTTGTGTATATGCTGACCAATTGAACACTATACTATTTAAAGATGTAAAATTACCTGATGAAAACAAACTTGCTTTATTGGAGACCAATGCAAAAATAAATTTATTTGGAATTGAAAATTATCCGATTACGATCAAAGATGCTGTTGAACTAAGTTCTGATTCATTATTCACTAAATACAAAATCACTTCTTTTTGGGATAAACTTGTAGTAAAACAGTTTATTCGACTGAATCTGGATAGTGCAGGGGCTATGAAGTATCTCATAAAAAATATAGCATGGGGTATGATACCGTTGGTGATATCACTCGCACTGATATTTAAACTTTTATACATCAGAAGAAAAATCTATCTGTCCGAACATATCGTTTTATTAATGAATATTCATTCCGCCTCCTTTGTTATTGTGTCGATTTTTCTGCTGATTAATTATTTTATGCAATGGAGATTCGAATGGGAACCCTTAGTTTCAATTGCTATAATGGCTCTGTTTTTTGTTTCTACCTGGAAGTACTATAAGCAATCTATAATAAAAACACTTTTTAAAAACATCATTGCATTGTTTGCATACAGCATTTTGATTGTTATTTTCCTTCTTTGTACGGCCATGTTAAGTCTGATGATTTATTAA
- a CDS encoding T9SS type A sorting domain-containing protein, protein MKNFFTRFSSAILCSIAFFFGANQAFSEMHSEIDFSVKTESSINARSQNYVVKNAYKDIYSLVPFLKNEQVSTALMAACPGSIVVSAGPGACGSVVNFDFALTPLAPTPPDITIEQTNVTNVVNSTIYCSTGQTRYRRTFQHGGPTDLNVNYIRLGVFQADNDPVITVNFYVGGNLIGSTTGSVPGTLNNTFYDFLISGVVIPAVSAFDVEIVTPAPFVQIFKLGRNDSGHPLGISDAVITSSSCNGSQLVVEGVVGGNAMLFSVFGTPEEYEIEKLPNTGGLPNNTLNSGDLFPIGISYMRYRVTDAYGNILLTCPFTITVNPYANAVTSLACKGQVNVSLDGKCQAVLSSAQLLEGDNYGCFNTYTVNVTALNGSALGNTVGKAQLGQRLNYTVTGPNGNSCWGEILIEDKFGPELICNDIYTTCSSPLTPGSAVSPRVTVPAIIANGNLTDQTPNSISYVIPVKGLNNSTINDLNVFIDVEHTRVSDLAATITSPDGMTITLFLNPGGSCTGDNLVVTMADEGPNTHNTLVATCEPTIPAISGRFRPLAGNLLSIFDGKPLNGNWTVTIFDMVAGEGGTVKHIDLIFTQTGATVSFPTPNPVTWSHVAENIYVVNGIDNCSAATLSYTDTVIEEDCASFFSKVIRRCWTGTDALGNNGPPCCQIIYVYRNGLSTLQFPPNYDGIQAPVLSCLEYGTEVPGTDITGLPFGDLCYNVQILEPTDVRVDICKNSYKLIRTHKVIEWCSGQVIVHNQIIKVADEDGPDLECPDNVTINADDYTCSATYLVPKPQIYEECSDVLIYSLSYFPAGDLDDEYPYEVEFLTANVNQNTGVISGLPLGHSWIKWTVQDECGNISQCHFRVTVIDEVRPTAVCDQITKVSIGGTGISIVDALTFDDGSHDNCGIFSYEVLRMDNGQPCLTSGGNLWKPTVQFCCADIGNTIMVSMRVTDLYGNSNTCMVEVLVEDKLPPFITYCPKDITLNCQADYTDFSVTGEAVAVDNCGIKSLKHQDDPYINQCGVGYINRTWTVEDNQGFRHSCVQVITLVDSSPFKESDITWPKNYETKICHSVLDPSTLPAGFNYPTVADDNCSLVAYHYKDQIFKFVDGACEKILRTWTVIDWCTYNENYPQLGYGWYERIQIIKLNNDIAPIFETPCEDRTFQIFGSCDGPVDFTMTGIDDCPEDNTNLIWKYELFTETGTTPIAVVNSPRFFRTMTPGKYKVRWTIEDKCGNHKICTHYITVVDAKKPTPYCLTSITTAVMNSDGTIAIWAKDYDLGSFDNCTHQDSLWFTFDGDKPVASKLHIRHYFKGNGLDASEAEYLAGVAQVWIPESKSSGILFDCQDIPDGKSQEITVNMWITDEAFNQDYCTVKLILQDNSDFCPDQSGDNVLVTGKILTADNKAVKGVKMQLQANLPELNKNLTTDLSGAFMFNQLPKQYNYTVTASMSGEVMAGVSTLDLVFMQRHILGMDNLLTPYQIIAADIDNNAKVTAADLVALRKVILGITNEFPNNQKSWRLLAGHQTFPNPSLPFPFNEQYVYNQLTTNKVNQNFIAVKIGDVNNSIVMNANEEGTEARTKNVLSLEVPAVSAEINDMVEVPFYAADFDDIFGYQFTLKFDPEVVTFERVKSGALNITEGNFGSNRADAGILTTSWSSETAVSRSSDEVLFTLVFRSNKNMVNSQLLAVSSEITPAAAFNDLNTAMNVQLGVRTQATQTANDGFELYQNTPNPFNENTSISFRIPEAGSVKLNVYDLSGKLVKNFNGYYEAGMNDVQIRKSDVGTSGVYYYKVEYGNHSSTRKMILIE, encoded by the coding sequence ATGAAAAATTTTTTTACCCGTTTTTCCTCAGCAATCTTATGTAGCATTGCATTTTTCTTCGGAGCTAATCAGGCTTTCTCTGAAATGCATAGTGAAATTGATTTTTCTGTTAAAACAGAATCATCGATTAATGCACGATCACAAAATTATGTGGTAAAGAATGCGTACAAGGATATTTATTCCCTTGTGCCGTTTTTAAAAAATGAACAGGTATCAACGGCTCTGATGGCAGCTTGTCCGGGTTCTATTGTAGTATCAGCAGGTCCGGGTGCTTGTGGCAGCGTGGTAAATTTTGATTTTGCCCTGACTCCATTAGCTCCTACGCCACCTGATATCACTATTGAACAAACCAATGTGACAAATGTAGTCAACAGCACCATATATTGTTCTACGGGACAAACCCGATACCGTCGGACATTCCAGCACGGCGGACCTACAGATTTGAATGTTAATTATATCAGATTAGGAGTCTTTCAAGCTGACAATGATCCGGTAATAACCGTCAATTTTTATGTTGGCGGTAATTTAATTGGTAGTACTACCGGATCGGTACCAGGTACACTTAATAACACGTTTTATGATTTTCTGATATCCGGGGTTGTTATTCCTGCGGTTTCGGCTTTTGATGTTGAAATAGTTACACCGGCTCCTTTTGTGCAAATTTTTAAATTGGGACGAAATGACAGCGGACATCCATTAGGAATTTCAGATGCCGTAATCACTTCTTCTTCTTGTAACGGATCCCAATTGGTAGTAGAAGGTGTGGTAGGTGGAAATGCGATGCTTTTTAGTGTTTTTGGAACACCTGAAGAATATGAAATTGAAAAGCTTCCGAATACAGGTGGTTTGCCCAATAACACACTCAATTCAGGAGATCTGTTCCCAATTGGTATTTCATATATGAGATATAGGGTGACAGATGCTTACGGCAATATTTTGTTGACTTGCCCTTTTACAATTACGGTAAATCCATATGCCAATGCAGTTACTTCTTTAGCTTGTAAAGGTCAGGTTAATGTTTCTTTAGATGGAAAATGTCAGGCTGTTCTGAGTTCAGCTCAATTACTGGAAGGTGACAACTATGGCTGTTTCAACACTTACACTGTAAACGTCACCGCATTGAATGGTTCAGCTTTGGGCAATACAGTAGGTAAAGCTCAGCTGGGTCAGAGACTGAATTATACTGTTACAGGTCCGAATGGTAATAGTTGTTGGGGAGAAATTCTGATCGAAGATAAATTTGGACCTGAATTGATATGTAATGATATTTACACGACTTGTTCTTCACCATTGACGCCGGGCTCAGCAGTATCTCCGAGAGTTACGGTTCCAGCTATCATTGCAAACGGAAATCTTACAGATCAGACGCCTAATTCGATTTCATATGTTATTCCTGTAAAAGGGTTAAACAATTCCACTATAAATGACCTGAATGTATTTATAGATGTAGAACATACCAGGGTTTCGGATCTTGCAGCTACCATTACTTCACCGGATGGCATGACCATCACATTGTTTTTAAATCCCGGCGGATCATGTACAGGTGATAATCTGGTAGTAACTATGGCTGATGAAGGACCCAATACGCATAATACTTTAGTTGCAACTTGTGAGCCGACAATTCCGGCAATATCAGGAAGATTCAGACCATTAGCCGGTAACCTGTTGAGTATTTTCGATGGAAAGCCACTTAACGGTAATTGGACTGTTACAATATTTGATATGGTAGCAGGTGAAGGCGGAACTGTAAAACATATTGATTTAATATTCACACAGACAGGTGCGACGGTAAGTTTCCCCACACCAAATCCGGTAACTTGGTCTCATGTGGCAGAAAACATTTATGTGGTAAATGGTATTGACAATTGCAGTGCTGCCACATTGAGTTATACTGATACAGTCATTGAAGAAGATTGTGCAAGTTTCTTTTCAAAAGTTATCCGTAGATGCTGGACAGGAACAGATGCTTTAGGTAATAATGGTCCTCCGTGCTGTCAGATTATCTATGTTTATAGAAATGGTCTGTCAACCTTACAGTTTCCACCCAATTATGATGGAATTCAGGCTCCGGTATTATCTTGTCTGGAGTACGGAACAGAAGTACCGGGTACGGATATAACAGGTTTGCCTTTTGGAGACTTGTGCTATAATGTACAGATTCTCGAACCGACAGATGTAAGAGTGGATATTTGTAAAAATTCCTATAAACTGATCAGAACACATAAAGTGATAGAATGGTGTAGCGGACAGGTCATTGTCCATAATCAGATTATCAAAGTGGCAGACGAAGATGGACCTGATCTGGAATGTCCGGACAATGTTACAATCAATGCAGACGATTACACCTGCTCAGCTACGTATCTTGTGCCTAAGCCACAAATTTATGAAGAATGTTCTGATGTATTGATTTACTCGCTTTCTTATTTCCCGGCAGGAGATCTTGATGATGAATATCCATACGAAGTAGAATTTCTAACAGCCAATGTTAATCAGAATACCGGTGTAATTTCAGGTCTGCCATTAGGTCATTCCTGGATCAAATGGACTGTACAGGACGAATGTGGTAATATTTCACAGTGTCACTTCAGAGTTACTGTGATCGATGAAGTACGTCCTACAGCGGTCTGTGATCAAATCACAAAGGTATCTATCGGTGGAACAGGAATTTCGATTGTAGACGCTTTAACATTTGATGATGGGTCGCATGATAATTGTGGTATCTTTTCATATGAAGTATTAAGAATGGATAATGGTCAGCCTTGTCTGACTTCCGGTGGAAATCTTTGGAAACCAACCGTTCAGTTTTGTTGTGCAGATATTGGAAATACAATCATGGTATCAATGAGAGTTACTGACTTGTATGGAAATAGTAACACTTGTATGGTGGAAGTTCTTGTCGAAGATAAATTACCTCCGTTTATAACTTATTGCCCTAAAGATATTACCTTAAATTGCCAGGCAGACTACACTGATTTTAGCGTTACCGGAGAGGCAGTTGCGGTAGATAATTGTGGTATCAAAAGTCTGAAACATCAGGATGATCCATATATCAACCAATGTGGCGTTGGTTATATAAACCGGACCTGGACGGTAGAAGATAACCAGGGTTTCAGACACTCCTGTGTGCAGGTGATAACGTTGGTAGATAGTAGCCCGTTTAAAGAGTCGGATATAACATGGCCAAAAAATTATGAGACTAAAATATGTCATTCAGTTTTGGATCCGTCCACATTACCGGCAGGATTTAACTATCCTACGGTTGCTGATGACAATTGCAGTCTTGTTGCATATCATTACAAAGATCAGATATTTAAATTTGTCGATGGAGCTTGTGAGAAAATATTGAGAACATGGACAGTTATAGACTGGTGTACTTATAATGAAAACTATCCTCAGTTGGGTTACGGGTGGTACGAAAGAATACAGATCATTAAACTGAATAATGATATTGCCCCTATATTTGAAACACCTTGTGAGGATAGAACTTTCCAGATATTTGGTAGCTGTGACGGGCCGGTAGATTTTACAATGACAGGTATAGATGACTGTCCGGAAGATAATACTAATCTGATCTGGAAGTATGAATTATTTACTGAAACAGGTACAACTCCGATTGCAGTTGTCAATTCACCCAGATTTTTCAGAACAATGACACCCGGGAAATATAAAGTTCGATGGACTATCGAAGATAAATGTGGCAATCATAAAATATGTACACATTATATAACAGTAGTTGATGCCAAAAAACCGACTCCTTACTGTTTGACTTCAATTACAACCGCGGTGATGAATTCTGATGGAACGATTGCAATTTGGGCTAAAGATTATGATCTGGGAAGCTTTGATAATTGTACACATCAGGACAGCCTTTGGTTTACATTTGATGGTGATAAACCGGTCGCTTCAAAACTACATATCCGACATTACTTCAAAGGTAATGGACTGGATGCTTCGGAAGCAGAATATCTGGCGGGAGTTGCACAGGTTTGGATTCCTGAATCAAAGTCTTCCGGAATATTATTTGATTGTCAGGATATTCCGGATGGAAAATCTCAGGAAATCACAGTCAATATGTGGATCACAGACGAAGCTTTCAATCAGGATTACTGTACGGTAAAACTCATTTTACAGGATAATTCTGATTTTTGTCCGGATCAATCAGGAGATAATGTGCTTGTAACAGGTAAAATTCTGACTGCTGATAATAAGGCTGTTAAAGGAGTGAAAATGCAGTTGCAGGCTAATTTGCCTGAACTGAATAAAAATCTTACAACAGACTTAAGTGGTGCTTTCATGTTCAATCAATTACCCAAACAGTACAATTACACGGTGACTGCCAGTATGAGCGGTGAGGTGATGGCAGGTGTATCTACTTTGGATCTCGTGTTCATGCAAAGACATATACTGGGAATGGATAATCTTCTGACTCCATATCAGATAATAGCGGCAGATATTGACAACAACGCCAAAGTAACTGCTGCGGATTTGGTAGCTTTGAGAAAGGTCATTTTGGGTATAACCAATGAATTTCCAAACAATCAGAAATCATGGAGATTATTGGCAGGTCATCAGACTTTCCCTAATCCTTCATTGCCATTTCCTTTCAATGAGCAGTATGTTTATAATCAACTGACTACCAATAAAGTAAATCAGAACTTCATAGCTGTAAAAATCGGGGATGTTAATAATTCCATCGTAATGAACGCAAATGAAGAAGGAACCGAAGCCAGAACTAAAAATGTACTTTCGCTTGAAGTGCCGGCAGTAAGTGCAGAAATAAATGACATGGTTGAAGTACCATTTTATGCAGCCGATTTCGATGATATATTCGGATACCAGTTTACATTGAAATTTGATCCGGAAGTGGTAACATTTGAAAGAGTAAAATCGGGTGCTTTGAATATAACAGAAGGTAATTTCGGAAGCAACAGAGCTGATGCGGGAATACTCACGACAAGCTGGAGTTCTGAGACTGCGGTTTCCAGATCATCTGATGAAGTATTGTTCACTTTAGTATTCAGGAGTAATAAAAATATGGTTAATAGTCAGCTGCTGGCAGTTAGTTCGGAAATTACTCCGGCAGCGGCTTTTAACGATCTGAATACTGCAATGAATGTACAGTTGGGTGTCAGAACTCAAGCGACTCAGACAGCAAATGATGGATTTGAATTGTACCAGAATACACCGAATCCATTTAATGAAAACACGTCCATTTCTTTCAGAATTCCCGAAGCGGGAAGTGTAAAATTGAACGTCTATGATCTGTCCGGAAAGTTGGTGAAAAACTTTAACGGTTATTATGAAGCAGGAATGAATGATGTTCAAATCAGAAAATCAGATGTAGGAACATCCGGAGTTTATTATTATAAAGTAGAATATGGAAATCATTCATCTACCAGAAAAATGATATTAATCGAATAA
- a CDS encoding acyl carrier protein, translating into MSQIAEKVRKIIIDKLGVDESEVTNEASFTNDLGADSLDTVELIMEFEKEFDVSIPDDQAEKIQTVGQAIDFLEAAKA; encoded by the coding sequence ATGTCACAGATTGCAGAAAAAGTAAGAAAAATCATTATCGACAAGTTAGGTGTTGATGAGTCAGAAGTAACAAACGAAGCAAGCTTTACCAATGACTTGGGAGCTGATTCTTTGGACACTGTTGAGTTAATCATGGAATTTGAAAAAGAATTTGATGTATCCATTCCGGACGATCAGGCTGAAAAAATTCAGACTGTAGGACAGGCCATTGATTTCCTTGAGGCTGCAAAAGCTTAA
- a CDS encoding metal-dependent hydrolase — protein sequence MDSLTQVVLGAAVGEAVLGKKIGNRAILWGAVAGTIPDLDVVANAFLSPIDALAFHRGITHSFVFSILAALAFGWLLHKMYQYKHHKYIAIVCWAFIVLSIAGSVIMVDTISIIKTVAGLVLLGTGVYFIYYKYQKDSYGKPLNVSVGDWQRLFFFSLVTHPILDCFTTYGTQMLLPFSDYRIGFNNISVADPAYTVPFLIFVIIAMFYPKENRKRAIFNWLGIGISSAYMLMTFYNKDRVNHIFEASLQSEKIEYSRYMTTPTILNNILWYGVAESDSAYYFGQYSFFDKEKIFKIQRLDKNSEMTKTYLNDPTFKTLRWFSNDFYYTELLDNGNITFKDLRFGTFRTSADTSEDFVFRFNLIKNDDGSLRLINRGDGPRDGNFKEMFGLLWNRILGQR from the coding sequence ATGGATTCATTGACACAGGTTGTTCTCGGGGCGGCTGTCGGGGAAGCTGTATTAGGCAAAAAAATAGGAAACAGAGCAATTCTGTGGGGTGCTGTAGCCGGAACCATTCCTGATCTGGATGTGGTTGCAAATGCCTTTCTTTCTCCAATAGATGCTTTAGCTTTTCACAGAGGAATAACACATTCTTTCGTTTTCAGCATTCTGGCAGCGCTGGCCTTTGGGTGGCTGTTGCATAAAATGTATCAATATAAACACCATAAATATATTGCTATCGTTTGCTGGGCCTTTATAGTATTATCGATCGCAGGTTCTGTGATAATGGTAGATACCATCAGCATTATAAAAACCGTGGCAGGGTTAGTATTACTGGGTACCGGAGTCTATTTTATATATTACAAATACCAGAAAGATTCTTATGGCAAACCTTTGAATGTTTCTGTCGGTGATTGGCAGAGACTTTTCTTTTTCTCTCTTGTCACGCATCCAATTTTAGACTGTTTTACAACATACGGTACACAAATGCTGCTGCCTTTTTCAGATTACAGAATCGGATTTAATAATATCTCAGTTGCAGATCCGGCATACACGGTGCCTTTTTTGATATTTGTCATCATTGCCATGTTCTATCCAAAAGAAAACAGGAAAAGAGCTATTTTTAACTGGCTCGGAATAGGCATCAGCTCTGCGTATATGTTGATGACGTTTTATAATAAAGATCGTGTAAACCACATTTTTGAAGCAAGCCTGCAAAGTGAAAAAATTGAATATTCCCGATATATGACCACACCCACGATATTGAATAATATTTTGTGGTACGGAGTAGCCGAATCCGACAGCGCTTATTACTTCGGACAATACTCTTTTTTTGACAAAGAAAAAATCTTCAAAATTCAGCGTTTAGACAAAAATTCAGAAATGACTAAAACATACCTGAACGATCCGACCTTCAAAACGCTGAGATGGTTTAGTAACGACTTTTATTACACAGAACTTTTAGATAATGGCAATATCACTTTCAAAGATTTGAGATTTGGTACGTTCAGAACTTCAGCGGATACTTCTGAAGATTTTGTTTTCAGATTTAATCTGATAAAAAACGACGATGGCTCACTCCGACTAATAAACAGAGGAGATGGACCCAGGGACGGAAACTTTAAAGAGATGTTTGGCTTGCTTTGGAACAGAATTTTAGGGCAGAGGTAA
- the rnc gene encoding ribonuclease III, whose product MDILRRLYNSYLSEDKDLTRRLKPILGFTPARLHLFKTAFYHKSMNNESPTKSTNERLEYLGDAILSTIVAEYLFKKYPNRDEGFLTKMRSKIVKRQTLNEIAYDMGLDVILADYSMGKMSSSMLGNAFEALIGAIYIEFGYERTRNYVIRHILMKYLDMYELETKDDNHKSQLLEWCQKNGKDINFVTLAKFKLDKRDCFKVAVEIDGKEISTAEDFNKKSAEQNAASKALKNLQII is encoded by the coding sequence TTGGACATCTTACGCAGGCTTTATAATAGCTATCTGTCTGAAGATAAGGACCTGACACGGAGACTTAAACCTATATTAGGATTTACTCCCGCCAGGCTGCATCTGTTTAAGACAGCGTTTTATCATAAGTCCATGAACAATGAATCTCCCACAAAGTCAACCAATGAAAGACTCGAATATCTTGGTGACGCAATCCTGTCCACGATTGTAGCAGAATACCTTTTTAAAAAATATCCCAACAGAGATGAAGGATTTCTTACCAAAATGAGATCCAAAATAGTCAAAAGGCAAACACTGAATGAAATTGCGTATGATATGGGACTCGATGTTATTCTGGCTGATTACAGTATGGGGAAAATGAGTTCTTCGATGTTGGGTAATGCCTTTGAAGCTCTTATCGGAGCTATTTATATTGAATTCGGATATGAACGTACCAGAAATTATGTAATCAGACATATCCTGATGAAGTATTTAGACATGTACGAACTTGAAACGAAAGATGACAATCATAAATCCCAACTTTTAGAGTGGTGTCAAAAAAACGGAAAAGATATAAACTTTGTAACGTTAGCCAAGTTTAAATTGGACAAAAGAGATTGTTTTAAAGTGGCTGTAGAAATTGATGGCAAAGAAATATCTACTGCAGAAGATTTCAATAAAAAATCGGCTGAACAAAACGCGGCAAGCAAAGCTTTAAAAAATCTTCAGATCATATAA